In Halobaculum limi, one DNA window encodes the following:
- a CDS encoding MBL fold metallo-hydrolase, whose product MEIQFLGGAREVGRSAVLVDDALLLDYGTLTADPPQYPVGRPEPDAIVVSHGHLDHVGQVPALLRGDRRPPIHWTPPTSELARVLARDTLKLRGYDCTFTENHVQRLGEVEQRHGYRAPFTVAAGGTDYEVTFYNAGHIPGSAHVLVDDGDTRLCYTADFHTDDTRLLSGSTARPDADVVICESTYSDVTHEDRASVEERFVETVRTTRYEGGTALIPAFAIGRTQEVLCVLADSEIRPYLDGMGQRVTDIVRRHPEFVRDPDLLKRAKSGARYVTGSDGQRERIAADNEAIVTTSGMVSGGPVMRYLPMLRSDPTNRVLLTGYQVEGTNGRQLLEHGRCDLDGGVVPVAARVELFDFSAHADRDGLRSFLDSYRDATVLVNHGDRCPAFAEELRGEGFDASAPELGERVVV is encoded by the coding sequence ATGGAGATTCAGTTTCTCGGCGGTGCCCGCGAGGTGGGGCGCTCCGCGGTCCTCGTCGACGACGCCCTCCTCCTCGATTACGGCACGCTGACTGCCGACCCGCCGCAGTATCCCGTTGGTCGCCCGGAACCGGACGCAATCGTCGTCTCGCACGGCCACCTCGACCACGTCGGGCAAGTTCCGGCACTCCTCCGCGGCGACCGCCGCCCGCCGATTCACTGGACGCCGCCGACGAGCGAACTCGCTCGCGTCCTCGCGCGTGACACGCTGAAACTCCGCGGCTACGACTGCACGTTCACGGAGAACCACGTCCAACGACTGGGCGAGGTGGAACAGCGCCACGGCTACCGAGCGCCGTTCACCGTCGCCGCCGGCGGCACCGACTACGAGGTCACCTTCTACAACGCCGGACACATCCCCGGCAGCGCGCACGTCCTCGTCGACGACGGTGACACGCGACTCTGCTACACGGCGGACTTCCACACCGACGACACCCGCCTCCTCTCGGGGTCGACCGCGCGGCCGGACGCGGACGTGGTCATCTGTGAGAGCACCTACTCCGACGTGACCCACGAGGACCGTGCCAGCGTCGAGGAGCGATTCGTCGAGACGGTCCGCACTACCCGCTACGAGGGTGGAACCGCGCTGATTCCGGCGTTCGCCATCGGGCGGACGCAGGAGGTGTTGTGCGTGCTGGCGGACAGCGAGATTCGGCCGTATCTCGACGGGATGGGGCAGCGTGTCACCGACATCGTCCGTCGCCACCCCGAGTTCGTGCGCGACCCGGACCTCCTGAAGCGGGCGAAATCCGGCGCACGGTACGTCACCGGGAGCGATGGCCAGCGAGAGCGCATCGCCGCCGACAACGAGGCCATCGTCACCACCTCGGGAATGGTCTCTGGCGGCCCGGTGATGCGGTATCTCCCGATGCTGCGGTCGGACCCGACGAACCGGGTGCTGCTCACCGGCTACCAGGTCGAGGGGACGAACGGCCGGCAGTTGCTCGAACACGGGCGCTGTGACCTCGACGGCGGCGTCGTCCCCGTCGCCGCCCGCGTGGAGTTGTTCGACTTCTCGGCGCACGCCGACCGCGACGGCCTGCGTTCGTTCCTCGACTCGTATCGCGACGCGACGGTCCTCGTCAACCACGGCGACCGCTGTCCGGCGTTCGCCGAAGAACTGCGCGGCGAGGGATTCGACGCGAGCGCCCCGGAACTCGGGGAGCGAGTCGTCGTCTGA
- a CDS encoding spondin domain-containing protein: MTDAEFPWLTRRRALAAGGATLGAFTLAGGTLVTAQEDDDDDDENGGGQGGGNARTYRVTVANLTPGQPFTPPAVALHRPSVQVFSVGEPANEPTQQLAENGNLDPLLELIGQTDAIRTAAVGGSPLVPKSDPGETGLPYYSSLELSADASATHMTVVSMLIATNDGIVGLDTVELPSEVNASETHYANGYDVGTEENTELYEDLVPPAQSLILGGEADGGTAESNPDLAEDGVIRPHPGISGDGDLDPAVYGWDEPAALVHVERIE; this comes from the coding sequence ATGACCGACGCAGAGTTCCCGTGGCTCACACGGCGTCGTGCGCTCGCGGCCGGTGGTGCGACACTCGGGGCGTTCACGCTGGCGGGCGGCACACTCGTCACCGCGCAAGAAGACGACGATGACGACGACGAGAACGGCGGTGGGCAGGGCGGCGGCAACGCCCGAACCTACCGGGTGACGGTGGCGAACCTCACGCCGGGTCAGCCGTTCACGCCGCCGGCGGTGGCGCTCCACCGCCCGAGCGTGCAGGTGTTCTCGGTGGGCGAACCGGCGAACGAGCCGACCCAACAACTCGCGGAGAACGGCAACCTCGACCCACTCTTGGAACTGATCGGACAGACGGATGCCATCCGCACGGCCGCGGTCGGCGGGTCGCCGCTCGTCCCGAAGAGCGACCCCGGCGAGACCGGCCTCCCGTACTACTCGTCGCTGGAGTTGTCGGCGGATGCGAGCGCGACGCATATGACCGTCGTGTCGATGCTCATCGCGACTAACGACGGTATCGTGGGCCTCGATACGGTCGAACTCCCGTCCGAGGTGAACGCCTCCGAGACCCACTACGCCAACGGCTACGACGTGGGTACCGAGGAGAACACCGAACTGTACGAGGATCTGGTCCCGCCCGCACAGTCACTCATCCTCGGCGGTGAAGCGGATGGCGGGACGGCCGAGAGCAACCCGGACCTCGCGGAGGACGGCGTCATCCGTCCGCACCCGGGTATCTCGGGCGATGGCGACCTCGACCCGGCGGTGTACGGATGGGACGAACCAGCGGCGCTGGTTCACGTCGAGCGTATCGAGTAG
- a CDS encoding aldehyde ferredoxin oxidoreductase family protein encodes MIHTTGPLLSADLSAQTTTEEDIDDVLAEFVGGRGVATKLAFDRVPFDADPLGPDNRVYLTTGPLQHSTMSFTGRMNMTAVSPLTDGLASSNAGGFLSRNFTGTGYAAVELRGQSDVPLAVHVREDGVTFEEVPNLAGAEVPEVSEWAATEHDLDPEHLACIGPAGEHLVRYACVMTSETRAFGRTGLGAVLGSKNVKVLTFDGDAEADVDIDPIQVDVHREAATSDHIMKRQGTTSVTEYANEVEALPTDYFSALSFDGVEGISGDAVESKKYKKGTCSQCAFACKLPTRDEAAGVETEGPEFETVMAWGSNQLVDDVVEVMKANDLCDRLGVDTISAGDTVAAYLTSEDDLPNPERARDALRKAAYREGDLGDLLAEGVHRAAPELGVEDWSVKGLEFAAHDGRTLNGQGLSFATSNRGADHMYASFYSKEYPLVDKSQAVDKRGLDGKAPMVARAENHNALLDSGVVCKFSRDFMTEDRLGALLDADYDDLLAVGARVVELERAFNNRRGFDRADDTLPYDLPGFEDALDAYYEARGWRADGVVPGLGETGSDPATADD; translated from the coding sequence ATGATTCACACGACTGGTCCGCTGTTGTCCGCCGACCTCTCGGCGCAGACGACGACCGAGGAGGACATCGACGACGTCCTCGCGGAGTTCGTCGGCGGCCGTGGCGTCGCCACCAAACTGGCGTTCGACCGCGTGCCGTTCGACGCGGACCCACTCGGCCCCGACAACCGGGTGTACCTGACGACCGGACCGCTCCAACACTCCACGATGAGTTTCACCGGACGGATGAATATGACCGCCGTCTCGCCGCTGACGGACGGTCTCGCCTCCTCGAACGCCGGTGGCTTCCTCTCGCGCAACTTCACCGGAACGGGCTACGCCGCCGTCGAACTCCGCGGCCAGAGCGACGTGCCGCTGGCGGTCCACGTCCGCGAGGACGGCGTCACCTTCGAGGAAGTCCCCAACCTCGCGGGTGCGGAGGTCCCCGAAGTCAGCGAGTGGGCGGCCACCGAACACGATCTCGACCCCGAACACCTCGCGTGTATCGGCCCCGCCGGAGAGCACTTGGTCCGCTACGCCTGCGTGATGACCAGTGAGACGCGCGCGTTCGGTCGCACCGGCCTGGGCGCGGTCCTCGGCAGCAAGAACGTGAAGGTGCTCACCTTCGACGGCGACGCGGAAGCAGACGTCGACATCGACCCAATTCAGGTGGACGTCCACCGCGAGGCCGCTACCTCTGACCACATTATGAAGCGGCAGGGGACGACCAGCGTCACCGAGTACGCCAACGAGGTGGAGGCGTTGCCGACGGACTACTTCTCGGCACTCTCGTTCGACGGCGTCGAGGGCATCTCGGGCGACGCGGTGGAGTCGAAGAAGTACAAGAAGGGAACCTGCTCGCAGTGTGCGTTCGCGTGCAAACTCCCGACGAGAGACGAGGCGGCGGGCGTCGAGACGGAGGGGCCGGAGTTCGAGACGGTGATGGCGTGGGGGTCGAACCAACTCGTCGACGACGTCGTCGAGGTGATGAAGGCGAACGACCTGTGTGACCGCCTCGGCGTCGACACCATCTCCGCGGGCGACACCGTCGCCGCCTACCTCACGAGCGAAGACGACCTCCCCAACCCCGAACGCGCCCGCGACGCACTTCGGAAGGCGGCGTATCGCGAGGGTGACCTCGGTGACCTTCTCGCCGAGGGCGTCCACCGCGCCGCCCCCGAGTTGGGCGTCGAGGACTGGTCGGTCAAGGGTCTGGAGTTCGCCGCCCACGACGGCCGGACGCTCAACGGGCAGGGCCTCTCGTTCGCCACGTCGAACCGCGGGGCCGACCACATGTACGCCAGTTTCTACTCGAAGGAGTATCCCCTCGTCGACAAATCACAGGCCGTCGACAAGCGCGGCCTCGACGGGAAGGCCCCGATGGTCGCGCGGGCGGAGAACCACAACGCCCTGCTCGATTCGGGCGTCGTCTGCAAGTTCTCGCGCGACTTCATGACCGAGGACCGACTCGGGGCGTTGCTCGACGCCGACTACGACGACCTCCTGGCGGTCGGCGCGCGCGTCGTCGAACTGGAGCGAGCGTTCAACAACCGCCGCGGCTTCGACCGCGCGGACGACACCCTCCCGTACGACCTGCCGGGGTTCGAGGACGCCCTCGACGCCTACTACGAGGCGCGCGGGTGGCGAGCGGACGGCGTCGTCCCCGGACTCGGCGAGACCGGCTCCGACCCCGCGACGGCGGACGACTGA
- a CDS encoding FAD-dependent monooxygenase: MAEHTDGRPDTDDRPNTGDTVDASAPDRTVDASAPDRTVDASAPDRTVDASAPDRTVDADVVVVGCGPGGAVLSYLLARSGVDVALVERESTFQREYRGFGWNPGVVRLFDEMDLLADVLALAHETVTDGSFSLYGRRVSVLDFDLLDTDYPYALLMEQPALLELLVDRASAYEGFDFYPSTTVTDLWTDENSGDRDAVPVGGVVARDRSADETVGFEGRCVVGADGRYSAVRERAGIGAGLFDSPIDLVWFKLPSGAVETDTQGQIARDGVLVHFGLGAGELQVGYPIHAGTWSAIRESGFPAFRERVAAVDPGVAAAMAAHLDGFADTTLLDVAPGLAPEWTRDGLVLLGDAAHVASPLGAQGNPLAVEDAVVAHDRLVRALDGATGQHGSVEGDGPLPRSCLRAYEARRRPTVERVIGLQRRAADNLAFWLEYGRYVPPPLVRGATALAGAVVPRSGLLRRAVESFALGDRSVSVAREQFVD, from the coding sequence ATGGCCGAGCACACCGACGGTCGGCCTGATACCGACGACCGACCGAACACCGGCGACACGGTCGACGCCTCGGCTCCGGACCGGACGGTCGACGCCTCGGCTCCAGACCGGACGGTCGACGCCTCGGCTCCGGACCGGACGGTCGACGCCTCGGCTCCAGACCGGACGGTCGACGCCGACGTGGTGGTCGTCGGCTGTGGTCCCGGCGGGGCGGTCCTCTCGTACCTCCTCGCGCGGAGCGGCGTCGACGTCGCTCTCGTCGAACGCGAGTCGACGTTCCAGCGCGAGTACCGCGGGTTCGGCTGGAACCCCGGCGTCGTTCGACTGTTCGACGAGATGGACCTGCTGGCGGACGTCCTCGCTCTCGCACACGAGACCGTCACCGACGGCTCGTTCTCGCTGTACGGTCGCCGGGTGTCGGTCCTCGACTTCGACCTCCTCGACACCGACTACCCGTACGCGCTGTTGATGGAGCAGCCAGCGCTGCTCGAACTGCTCGTCGACCGCGCGAGCGCGTACGAGGGGTTCGACTTCTACCCGAGCACGACCGTCACGGACCTGTGGACCGACGAGAACTCCGGGGACCGGGACGCCGTTCCGGTCGGTGGCGTCGTCGCCCGCGACCGCTCGGCCGACGAGACGGTCGGGTTCGAGGGCCGGTGCGTCGTCGGCGCCGACGGCCGCTACTCGGCGGTCCGCGAGCGCGCCGGAATCGGCGCGGGACTGTTCGACTCGCCGATCGATCTCGTCTGGTTCAAACTCCCGTCGGGCGCGGTCGAGACCGACACGCAGGGACAGATCGCCCGCGACGGCGTGCTCGTGCACTTCGGACTCGGGGCCGGTGAACTCCAGGTCGGCTACCCGATCCACGCGGGGACGTGGTCGGCGATCCGCGAGTCCGGGTTTCCGGCGTTCCGCGAGCGGGTCGCCGCGGTCGACCCGGGCGTCGCCGCCGCGATGGCGGCACACCTCGACGGCTTCGCCGACACCACGCTGCTCGACGTCGCCCCCGGACTCGCGCCCGAGTGGACCCGCGACGGACTCGTGTTGCTCGGGGACGCCGCACACGTCGCCAGCCCGCTCGGCGCGCAGGGGAACCCCCTCGCCGTCGAGGACGCGGTCGTCGCACACGACCGACTCGTCCGTGCGCTCGACGGTGCGACGGGCCAGCACGGGTCGGTCGAAGGCGACGGCCCGCTCCCTCGTTCGTGTCTCCGCGCGTACGAGGCCCGGCGCCGGCCGACCGTCGAGCGCGTGATCGGTCTCCAGCGTCGTGCCGCCGACAACCTCGCGTTCTGGCTCGAGTACGGTCGGTACGTTCCTCCGCCACTCGTCCGCGGAGCGACGGCACTCGCCGGCGCGGTCGTTCCCCGCTCGGGGCTGCTCCGGCGCGCGGTCGAGTCGTTCGCGCTCGGCGACCGGAGCGTCAGCGTCGCCCGCGAGCAGTTCGTTGACTGA
- the hisI gene encoding phosphoribosyl-AMP cyclohydrolase: protein MSDSQADAAGDGVDVDFGADGLVPAVAQDADSGEVLMLAYVNEEALERTRETGRAHYYSRSREELWEKGATSGHTQAVEEVRVDCDADALLYLVDQTGGACHTGHRSCFHRTVDGDEVGERVFDPDAVYE from the coding sequence ATGAGTGACTCGCAGGCCGACGCCGCCGGCGACGGCGTCGACGTGGATTTCGGGGCCGACGGTCTCGTGCCCGCCGTCGCACAGGACGCCGACTCGGGCGAGGTGTTGATGCTCGCGTACGTGAACGAAGAAGCGCTGGAGCGCACCCGCGAGACGGGTCGGGCGCACTACTACTCGCGCTCTCGCGAGGAGTTGTGGGAGAAAGGCGCGACCAGCGGCCACACCCAGGCCGTCGAGGAGGTGCGCGTCGACTGCGACGCCGACGCCCTCCTGTATCTCGTCGACCAGACAGGCGGCGCGTGTCACACGGGCCACCGCTCGTGTTTCCACCGTACCGTCGACGGCGACGAGGTGGGCGAGCGCGTGTTCGACCCCGACGCAGTGTACGAGTGA
- a CDS encoding prepilin peptidase, which translates to MRVLGIATAADLLRLLILPGFAWAAYRDIRTRRVASSLWLPLLAIGALALAVEAAGAYPFADYAGRVFLVQTGFSLLFLIPFSVLAYRMAAFGGADMKALVVLAVAFPTTPQYVVPLWILPDVTWLHAVGFPVHPSALGVAAMSALTNAVLFGAVYVLALFGSNLLRGRLSPAMLVGKWTPVSSLPTVHGQLIRVEGLRLHRSLDLDALRMYLRWRGTTLAAVRENPDVFRDPDSVTETNPPTDGAVHDGPRTDGGRDETPENADGGFEFPEAGVADDDATAGDEADAPADDPWAAEQFLDDIERTAYGTTAETLREGLERATSEDAVWVSPGLPFLVPLFGGLLLALTYGDALTVALGALGLV; encoded by the coding sequence ATGCGCGTTCTCGGCATCGCTACCGCGGCCGACCTGCTCCGACTCCTCATCCTTCCGGGGTTCGCGTGGGCCGCCTACCGCGATATCCGCACCCGCCGCGTCGCGAGTAGTCTGTGGCTCCCGTTGCTCGCTATCGGTGCGCTCGCACTCGCCGTCGAGGCCGCCGGAGCGTACCCGTTCGCCGACTACGCGGGCCGAGTATTCCTCGTCCAAACCGGATTCTCGCTGCTGTTTCTGATTCCGTTCTCCGTGCTCGCGTATCGGATGGCCGCTTTCGGCGGCGCCGATATGAAGGCGCTCGTCGTCCTCGCGGTCGCGTTCCCGACGACGCCGCAGTACGTCGTCCCACTGTGGATACTCCCCGACGTGACGTGGCTCCACGCCGTCGGCTTCCCCGTCCACCCGTCGGCGCTCGGCGTCGCCGCGATGTCGGCGCTGACGAACGCCGTGCTGTTCGGTGCGGTGTACGTCCTCGCGTTGTTCGGGTCGAACCTCCTCCGCGGCCGCCTCTCGCCGGCGATGCTCGTCGGCAAGTGGACGCCCGTCTCGTCGCTGCCCACCGTCCACGGCCAACTGATCCGGGTGGAGGGACTCCGACTCCACCGCAGCCTCGACCTCGACGCGCTTCGGATGTACCTCCGATGGCGCGGGACGACGCTCGCGGCGGTTCGCGAGAATCCCGATGTGTTTCGTGACCCGGACTCCGTGACAGAGACGAATCCTCCGACCGACGGCGCGGTTCACGACGGCCCCCGGACGGACGGTGGACGCGACGAGACGCCGGAGAACGCCGACGGTGGCTTCGAGTTCCCCGAGGCGGGAGTGGCAGACGACGACGCTACTGCCGGTGACGAGGCGGACGCGCCGGCTGACGACCCGTGGGCCGCCGAACAGTTCCTCGACGACATCGAGAGAACCGCCTACGGGACGACGGCCGAGACGCTGCGAGAGGGATTAGAGCGTGCGACCAGCGAGGACGCCGTGTGGGTGTCGCCGGGACTGCCATTCCTCGTCCCCTTGTTCGGCGGACTACTGCTCGCGCTGACGTACGGCGATGCGCTGACGGTGGCGCTCGGAGCACTCGGCCTCGTCTGA
- the glmM gene encoding phosphoglucosamine mutase, with the protein MKVFGSSGTRGVVGEEFTPEFVSRVAAAAATTWEADRVALGRDTRTSGRTFADAAAAGITAAGVDVERLGVVPTPSLVRYCEVERVPGVMITASHNPPEFNGVKLVGDEGIELPVHRLEAIEERLLAEGTTTVTWDRMGASRHIDDANDDYVAEMLATVDRDAIAAANLTVALDPGHGAGALTSPEFLRELGCDVVTVNAQPDGHFPGRDPEPVETNLGDLQRLVRAADADVGIAHDGDADRAVFIDETGAYVEGDASLAALAARDLGEGDTTVAAVNVSQRLVDVCEAAGANLELTPIGSTNIITRIKELWQEDESVPVAGEGNGGVFFPEYRLVRDGAFIAAKFLELLAERGETVSDVVAPYEDYTNVRENLVYESDAELNAMLEAAAAYAEEADADPDTKDGYRLDYGDAWVLVRPSGTEPKVRVYAESADPERAAALAAEVREALEAAKRGVEA; encoded by the coding sequence ATGAAAGTCTTCGGTTCGAGTGGCACCCGCGGGGTTGTGGGCGAGGAGTTCACGCCCGAGTTCGTCTCGCGGGTCGCCGCCGCCGCGGCGACGACGTGGGAGGCAGACCGCGTCGCCCTCGGCCGCGACACACGTACCTCGGGGCGGACGTTCGCGGACGCCGCCGCCGCCGGCATCACCGCCGCTGGCGTCGACGTGGAGCGACTGGGCGTCGTGCCGACGCCGAGTCTGGTTCGCTACTGCGAGGTCGAGCGAGTACCGGGCGTGATGATCACCGCATCGCACAACCCGCCGGAGTTCAACGGCGTGAAACTGGTCGGCGACGAAGGGATCGAACTCCCCGTCCACCGACTGGAGGCCATCGAAGAGCGCCTGCTTGCGGAGGGGACGACGACGGTGACGTGGGACCGGATGGGTGCCTCGCGCCACATCGACGACGCCAACGACGACTACGTGGCGGAGATGCTGGCGACGGTCGACCGCGACGCCATCGCGGCCGCGAACCTGACCGTGGCGCTCGACCCCGGCCACGGCGCGGGTGCGCTCACCTCTCCCGAGTTCCTGCGCGAACTCGGCTGTGACGTCGTCACCGTCAACGCACAGCCAGACGGCCACTTCCCGGGTCGCGACCCCGAACCCGTCGAGACGAACCTCGGCGACCTGCAACGCCTGGTCCGCGCGGCCGACGCCGACGTGGGCATCGCACACGACGGCGACGCCGACCGCGCCGTGTTCATCGACGAGACCGGCGCGTACGTCGAAGGCGACGCGTCGCTGGCGGCACTCGCGGCACGCGACCTCGGCGAGGGCGACACCACCGTCGCCGCCGTCAACGTCTCCCAGCGACTCGTCGACGTGTGCGAGGCGGCGGGCGCGAACCTCGAACTCACGCCCATCGGATCGACGAACATCATCACCCGCATCAAGGAGTTGTGGCAGGAGGACGAGTCCGTGCCCGTCGCCGGCGAGGGGAACGGCGGCGTCTTCTTCCCCGAGTACCGACTGGTCCGCGACGGCGCGTTCATCGCCGCGAAGTTCCTCGAACTGCTCGCAGAGCGCGGCGAGACGGTGAGCGACGTGGTCGCCCCCTACGAAGACTACACGAACGTCCGCGAGAACCTCGTGTACGAGTCGGACGCCGAACTGAACGCGATGCTGGAGGCGGCCGCGGCGTACGCCGAGGAGGCCGACGCCGACCCGGACACGAAAGATGGCTACCGCCTCGACTACGGCGACGCGTGGGTGCTCGTGCGCCCCTCCGGCACCGAACCGAAGGTGCGCGTGTACGCCGAGTCCGCCGACCCAGAGCGTGCCGCGGCGCTGGCCGCAGAGGTACGCGAAGCACTCGAAGCCGCAAAACGCGGCGTCGAAGCGTAG
- the fer gene encoding ferredoxin Fer yields the protein MPTVEYLNYEVLDDNGWDLDDDDLFENAADAGLDAEDYGSLEVNEGEYILEAAEAQGYDWPFSCRAGACANCAAILKEGEIEMDMQQILSDEEVDDKNVRLTCIGSPQADEIKIVYNAKHLDYLQNRVI from the coding sequence ATGCCCACGGTCGAATACCTCAACTACGAAGTGCTGGACGACAACGGCTGGGACCTCGACGACGACGACCTCTTCGAGAACGCGGCAGACGCCGGCCTCGACGCAGAAGACTACGGCTCGCTCGAAGTCAACGAAGGCGAGTACATCCTCGAGGCCGCCGAGGCGCAGGGCTACGACTGGCCCTTCTCGTGCCGCGCCGGTGCCTGCGCGAACTGCGCAGCGATCCTCAAGGAGGGTGAAATCGAGATGGACATGCAGCAGATCCTCTCCGACGAGGAGGTCGACGACAAGAACGTCCGCCTGACGTGCATCGGGTCGCCCCAGGCCGACGAGATCAAGATCGTCTACAACGCGAAGCACCTGGACTACCTCCAGAACCGCGTCATCTAA
- a CDS encoding GNAT family N-acetyltransferase, with translation MDPVVRPAASPAEFRAALAVNNAAWRDAYAHILPAHYLDEMTVPSGSDLQRRYDEATGPGRSFLVCVDRKPGAVVGFASVVWGDGRKAFCEDDDAELRALYVDPQRQGVGIGTDLLQAALDRVPTDCDRAVLETFEANDAARGFYEARGFERIGSSSFTVAGESYPTAVYAKPP, from the coding sequence ATGGACCCCGTCGTTCGCCCGGCCGCCTCACCCGCGGAGTTTCGCGCTGCCCTCGCCGTCAACAACGCCGCGTGGCGCGACGCCTACGCCCACATCCTCCCGGCGCACTACCTCGACGAGATGACCGTCCCCTCCGGTTCCGACCTCCAGCGACGGTACGACGAGGCGACGGGTCCCGGCCGGTCGTTCCTCGTCTGTGTCGACCGGAAACCGGGGGCAGTCGTTGGCTTCGCCTCGGTCGTGTGGGGCGACGGGAGAAAGGCGTTCTGCGAGGACGACGACGCCGAACTTCGAGCGCTGTACGTCGACCCACAGCGACAGGGAGTGGGGATCGGAACCGACCTCCTCCAAGCCGCACTCGACCGTGTGCCGACCGACTGCGACAGGGCCGTGTTGGAGACGTTCGAGGCGAACGACGCCGCCCGTGGCTTCTACGAGGCGCGCGGCTTCGAGCGTATCGGCTCCTCGTCGTTCACCGTCGCCGGAGAGTCGTATCCGACGGCCGTGTACGCGAAGCCACCATAA
- a CDS encoding DUF7118 family protein: MAGNVADDADPDPAATPDPLPDTDRDAAELVTALREARDRRAAADEAVAEHGEATLETVSDAVARADRLLERYVDSATGTGDFQAYVEFQGEFAGVVEGLDEDTPGYEAFERANEAVDGRRLSESDFERAREALAPARDLADRLAEREDAQTALYEAERDVERRVDELDDRIADLARLVELGEADLTAPTEELHDPIAAYNDAVRDAFQTFLRDGAAREVLAFVAEAAATPFVDYTAPPPELRSYLDSSSAGEESISDLLEYADYSASKLSHYVEDSGTFAARVRPHRTYLERLAADPLTVDWPPPEAETLRFQRDELVSLVATFAPESVVARARELRAVADHPEYDRLRRAAEAESELSDAEADRVASGAVDAELTAARRRRAALAEALDADD; this comes from the coding sequence ATGGCGGGGAACGTCGCCGACGACGCCGACCCGGACCCGGCCGCCACGCCCGACCCGCTCCCCGACACCGACCGCGACGCCGCCGAACTGGTCACGGCGCTTCGCGAGGCCCGTGACCGCCGCGCCGCCGCCGACGAAGCGGTGGCCGAACACGGCGAGGCGACGCTGGAGACCGTCAGCGACGCGGTTGCCCGGGCCGACAGGCTGCTCGAACGGTACGTCGACTCCGCGACCGGCACCGGCGACTTCCAGGCGTACGTCGAGTTCCAAGGCGAGTTCGCGGGCGTCGTCGAGGGCCTCGACGAGGATACGCCCGGATACGAGGCGTTCGAGCGGGCCAACGAGGCGGTCGACGGTCGCCGTCTCTCCGAGTCCGACTTCGAGCGGGCACGCGAGGCGCTCGCGCCTGCACGCGACCTCGCAGACAGACTCGCCGAACGCGAAGACGCACAAACGGCGCTGTACGAGGCCGAACGCGACGTCGAGCGCCGCGTGGACGAACTCGACGACCGCATCGCAGATCTCGCGCGCCTCGTCGAACTGGGCGAGGCTGACCTGACAGCACCGACCGAGGAACTACACGACCCCATCGCCGCGTACAACGACGCCGTCCGCGACGCCTTTCAGACGTTCCTGCGCGACGGGGCCGCCCGCGAGGTACTCGCGTTCGTCGCCGAGGCGGCCGCGACGCCGTTCGTCGACTACACCGCGCCGCCGCCGGAGTTGCGCTCGTACCTCGACTCGTCGTCGGCAGGCGAGGAGTCCATCTCCGACCTCTTGGAGTACGCCGACTACTCGGCGTCGAAACTCAGCCACTACGTCGAAGATTCGGGCACGTTCGCCGCCCGCGTGCGCCCGCACCGCACCTACCTCGAACGACTCGCTGCGGACCCGCTCACCGTCGACTGGCCGCCGCCCGAGGCGGAGACGCTGCGGTTCCAGCGGGACGAACTCGTCTCGCTGGTCGCGACGTTCGCGCCCGAGTCGGTCGTCGCTCGCGCCCGCGAACTCAGAGCGGTCGCCGACCACCCCGAGTACGACCGCCTGCGCCGGGCCGCCGAGGCCGAGTCGGAGTTATCCGACGCGGAGGCAGACCGGGTCGCCTCGGGCGCGGTCGACGCGGAACTGACCGCCGCACGCAGGCGACGGGCGGCGCTCGCCGAGGCACTGGACGCTGACGACTAG